The window AGAAAAAACGGTCGATTTTGCAGGAACGGACGCGCCGATGAAAGACGAAGAAATACAAAAGGCAGGTGCTGATATCATTCACATACCAACTTGTCTCGGAGCAGTTGTACTGACGTACAATCTGCCGGGAAATCCCTCGCTAAAACTTACACCGGAAATCATTGCAGGAATATTCCTGGGTGAAATAACCAGATGGAACGACCCGAAAATAACTGCTCTCAATTCAGGTGTTGAACTGCCTAATTCAGATATAGTAGTCGTCCACAGAGCTGACGGAAGCGGTACAACATACATATTCAGCGATTATCTGACAAAAGTCAGTCCTGAATGGGAGTCAAAAGTCGGCCGCGGAAAGTCTCTGGAATGGCCCACCGGACTCGCCGGAAATCAAAATCCCGGCGTGGCCGGTCTGATTCAGGCAACACCAGGATCTATCGGATACGTCGAACTCATATATGCTCTATCAAACGGCTTACCTGTCGCCACGATAAAAAATAAAAGCGGCAGATTTGTATATCCGAGCATCGAAACAGTCAGCGCGGCGGCAAACGTCGAGATGCCTTCAGATATGAAGGTTTCCATAACAGATACGGATGCAGAAGAAGGCTACCCGATAAGCGGCTTCACGTGGATTATTCTCTATCAGGAGCAGTATTATCAGGGCAGAAACAGAGAAAAAGCCGAAACCGTAATCAATTTAATCTGGTGGATGATTCATGACGGGCAGAGTCACGCGGAAACCCTCCTGTACGCGCCTCTTCCCCAGAGCGCCGTTAGAAAAGCCGAGGACCTTCTCAAATCCGTCACATTTAACGGCGCTAAAATTCTATGAAAAAGAGGAGGCCAGCCCATATAAACGGCTGGCTTCCTTTTTCATCCCATTTTATTTCAAACGAGATGTCAAAAAAAAGTTCCCTCTCAAAAGGGGAAAGATAATATAATTTTATACTACCCTCTTTCGATCTGAGGTGGGATTAAATATTAATGTTGTTGTTCTATGCCGCGATTTATCGTTTCTAATAAAAAGTATATATAATAGTATTGCATTTATAATAAAATCCCGTTCATTCAAATTCAGGGAGGTAAACTTGAAGAAAAAAGTTTTGGTCCTCGGAATTCTCGGTGTGTTTCTATTGCCGATGATTCTTTCCTCGGCGGTCAGAAGACCGCTCCTTGAAATACACTCGGGAGCATTTTGAAGCGGATGCGCTTCATCTGCAGGTCTGCAGAATACTTTCATCTCGACAAATCAGGACACTCTGACAGCTCTCAAGTATCAGCTCTATTCAAATGAACCACTGTATAGCCCTGACGGTTGGGGAAGATTTCAGTTCTACGGGGATTCAGTAATTCCGCGCGCGAACATGGACGGAGCCGCCATGTTTTCTCCGACTTCCATCGCCACACTGAACTCTCAATACGCGACGGCAATGACAGTGCCCTGTTATGTTGATATCTTGCTCCAGGGAACTGCTGAACCCGATCTCATGTCAGGAACACTGAACATAACAATAATAGCCGAACAGGAACCCGGAGCCAGCCCCTATTATCTGCACGTGGCCGCTTGTTCTTACCATGTTCCTTATGGCGCCGGAAATTTTTCAGAATTTCATTATCCACTGAGAAAAATGTATCCGAATTATAACGGCACTGCCGTAACTTTTACAGGCGTTTACCCGGAAACTCTTCAGTTTAATATTCCTTTCACCTTTTCTTCCTCCTGGTGGCATTTCGAAGCTGACGACGTCTATTTCGCAGTGTGGCTTCAATCCAACAAAGCCACAGACAAACAAGTTCACCAGAGCAACATG is drawn from candidate division WOR-3 bacterium and contains these coding sequences:
- the pstS gene encoding phosphate ABC transporter substrate-binding protein PstS, encoding MRKFLTLLFAGTVVLSSGLSSMEIKAAGASFPYPFYSKIFDVYNKLTGHQINYNPVGSGGGINQLIEKTVDFAGTDAPMKDEEIQKAGADIIHIPTCLGAVVLTYNLPGNPSLKLTPEIIAGIFLGEITRWNDPKITALNSGVELPNSDIVVVHRADGSGTTYIFSDYLTKVSPEWESKVGRGKSLEWPTGLAGNQNPGVAGLIQATPGSIGYVELIYALSNGLPVATIKNKSGRFVYPSIETVSAAANVEMPSDMKVSITDTDAEEGYPISGFTWIILYQEQYYQGRNREKAETVINLIWWMIHDGQSHAETLLYAPLPQSAVRKAEDLLKSVTFNGAKIL